The Clostridia bacterium genomic interval AACTAACTTTTTTTCAACAAGCAATTGATCTAAACGCTGCTTTTTATTGGTCATTCAAAACACTCCAACCTGGGGTTGATTTTAGGCCAAAATGTTGTTTAATCCTGGCAGCCATTATTTCTGGTTCCAAACCAACCTTTTCTCGTAAAACCTGCTGTGGTCCATGAGTAATAAACTGATCAGGTATTCCCAAAAGAAAAACATTTTGTATTGATTTTCCCCGCTGAGCCAATAATTCCAAAACCGCACTACCAAAGCCGCCGGCAATAACATTTTCCTCCATAGTGACAATATATTTATGTGAATCAACCGCTGGCAAAATTAGGTCTACATCAAGAGGTTTAAGAAAACGAGCATTAATAACTGTAGAGGAATAACCAGCTTGTTTGAGGAGTTTATGTGTCTCTAAAGCCGGATAAACCATTGAGCCAATTGCCAAAAGCAAGATATCTTTGCCAATGGTCATCACTTTTCCTTTACCGTGCGGTATTTTTTGATATTTCTCCTCCCCAATAACGCCCTGTGCCTGTCCACGCGGATACCGCAAAGCTACCGGTGTTTCATAGAAAAAGGCGGAATAAAGCATTTGACGCAATTCCAACCCATCAGCCGGGGCTAAAATGGTAATCCCGGGAATATGTCGTAAATAGGAATAATCAAAAACACCATGATGTGTAGGACCATCTTCGCCAACCAAACCAGCCCGATCAATAGCCAAAACTACCGGTATTTTTTGTAAACAAACATCATGCAAAATTTGATCATAAGCTCTTTGTAAGAAACTAGAATAAATAGCCACTACAGGACGCAAACCCTTTAGGGCCATAGCCGCAGCCATAGTAACGGCATTTTGCTCCCCAATACCCACATCAAAAAATCGCTGTGGATAATGAGAGGCAAATTTACTTAAACCCGTTCCTTCTGGCATGGCAGCAGTAATCGCAATTATGTGTTGATCTTTAGCCGCCAAATCAACTAAAGTATTGGCAAACACTTCGGTATAAGTGGGTGGACCACTTTTTTTGACAATTTTACCTGTGTGTAAATCAAAACGTCCTACCCCATGAAAAACTGCGGGGTCCTGCACTGCCGGAGCATAACCTTTTCCTTTTTTCGTTATTACGTGTAACAAAACTGGTCCCTGAAAATCTTTTGTTTTTTTAAGCATTACAATCATATTAGCTAAATTATGCCCATCAATAGGACCTAAATAGGTAAATCCCAATTCTTCAAATAACATTCCCGGTACCAATAAATATTTTAAACTATCTTTAACCCGTTCGGCGGCCTTGACAACAGATGAACCAATCGCCGGTAATTTCTGTAATATAAATTCTATATCTTTTTTCCTTTTAGTATAAAAAGGATCTGAACGCAAGCGACTCAAATATGAAGACATCGCCCCCACATTTTGGGCAATTGACATTTCATTATCATTTAAAATTACCAATAAATTTGCTTTTAAATGACCAGCCTGATTTAAGGCTTCAAAAGCCTGACCACCAGTCATCGAGCCATCACCAATGACAGCAATTGTTTGATAATCTGCCTTTAATTGCTCTCTAGCAAGAGCAAAACCTAAGGCAGCCGAAATAGAAGTACTACTGTGACCAGTATTAAAGGCATCATGAATACTCTCTTCTTTTTTAGGAAAACCGGCTAGACCGCCATATTGGCGAAGTGTTGTAAAACGTTTTTTACGATCAGTTAAAATTTTATGAACATAGACCTGATGTCCCACATCCCATATTAAACGATCTTTGGCTGTATCAAAAACATAATGTAAAGCCAAAGTTAACTCTACAACCCCTAAATTAGCCGCCAAATGGCCTCCCGTAAAAGCTACCGTTTTTAAAAGAAAAGAACGAATTTCATCAGCCAATTCATTTAAATCTTCAAGAGAAAGTTGCTTTAAATCACGCGGAGAATTAATTTTTGATAATAGACTCATTTTGCTGCTCCTTTAATAATTAAATCCTAAACCTCTCTCACCACTAGGTACTGCAGTAAAAGTTCTAAAGGTTTAGTTTCACCTGGTAATTTTGCTAAGGTCTGTAAAGCTTCATCAACTACTTCCTGGACCAATTCTCGCGATTTTTCTATACCATAAAGAGCCGGAAAAGTAAGTTTACCCATTGCTTGATCACTACCAACTGTTTTACCTAATTTTTCCGAATTTCCCGTTAGATCTAATAAATCGTCGGTAATTTGAAAAGCCAAACCAAATTTTTCGGCATAAGTGGTTAAACAAACCAATTCTGTAGTAGTGGCACCAGCTAACAAGGCACCAGTCCGCAGAGCGGCTCTAAAAAGAGCCCCAGTTTTATGAGTATGAATATAGATCAACAAGTTTTTATCCTTTTTTCCCTGCTCAGCAGCCATTAAATCTGCCACTTGTCCCCCAATCATGCCTTTGGTTCCTACAGCTAAAGCAATTTCTTGCATAACCTGACAGACAATTTGCGGAGAAAAAAATTGAAGACCATACTTTGCTAAGACTTCAAAAGCATACGTTAAAAGTGCATCACCAGCTAAAATCGCAACCCCTTCACCATATACTTTATGATTAGTTAGTTTTCCCCGACGATAATCATCATCATCCATTGCCGGTAAATCATCATGTATTAGCGAATAGGTATGAATCATTTCCAAGGCACAAGCAATCGGCAATAAGGGCTTAAAGTCTCTGCCGATTGCTTCCACCGCTGCTAAACATAAAATAGGTCTTAATCTTTTTCCACCAGCAAAAACACTATAGTGCATGGATTCATGAATTAAGGTCGGAAAAGCATCTTTTTTAGGTAATATTTCCCGCAAGGTAGTTTCAATCAAACAGGCTCGTTCTTGTAAATAAATTTCCAAATTCACTTCTATTCAGCTTCCTTCTCTTCCGCAATTTCTACTAAATCATCCTTTTTTAAAACCTGAATTTTTTCAGCGGTAAAATCCAGCTGTTTTTGACATTTTTTCAAAAGGGAAATACCTTCTTCAAAATAGGCTAGGCCCTCTTCAAGGGGTATTTCTCCCTTTTCCAAATGAGTAATTATTTCTTCGAGCCTCTTTAAATTATCCTCATAACTAGCCTTTTTTTTCACCAATATTCTCCTCCTTTTGCAGCACACTACACTTTAATAATCCCTGATGTAATTGAACCAAAATTTTTTCCGCTATTTTAACTTGATTTGCATTTATTAACAAATCACCATTTTCATGTTTACAAATACTATAACCCCTGGCCAAAGTAGCTAAAGGACTTAAGGATTGTAATTTACCGGCTACCAAAGCCAATTGCTGCTGATTATTATTAATTAAAAAATCCCCACAATTATTTAAACGATCAGCTAATTTAGCCAATCCCTCTCTATATTGATCCAACCAACGCTCTGGCCGCTTTAACAAACTCATTTCTGCCAAATAGGATAATTTCATTTTTTCTTTATCTAAACGTGTATTAATTAAATGATGTAAACGCTCTTTTTTCTTTATCAAATTATTTTCCAATTCAACACGTACCGGAACTACCAATTCACCGGCCATAGAAGGAGTAGCCGCCCGTAAATCAGCAACCAAATCAGCAATGGTCAAATCAATTTCATGACCAATCGCGGAAACAACAGGTTTTGTGGAATTAAAAATTGCTGTGGCGATCAACTCAGAATTAAAGGCCTGAAGATCTTCCGCTGAACCACCACCCCGGGCGATAATGATCAGATCAATATCTTCACGAGTATTTAATACCTTGATCCCCTGAACAACATCTTCCACAGCTCCTTCCCCTTGAACCAAGGCCGGATATAGTAACAGATACATGCCCGGATAACGCCGCCAGACCACCTTACTTATATCCTGTAGGGCGGCACCGACAGGAGAACTGATAATACCGATACCTTGAGGTAATAAAGGCAGCGGCTTTTTTCGTTCTGGGGCAAAATAGCCTTTTTTCTGTAGTTTTTCTTTTAATTTTGCCAAGGCAATGCTTTGCAAACCAATTCCGGCGGGAACAATTTCTTCTGCATAAAGCTGCAAAGCAGTTTCCCTAGGATATAAAGAAATATAACCACGTACTAAACAGTCTAAACCATTTTCAGGTTTAAAATTCAAATTACGAGCTCTACTTCTAAACATAACCACACGCACATTACTCTGCTCATCCTTTAGCGAAAAATAAAGATGACCTGAACTATGGTGCTTAAAATTGGCGATTTCACCCCTTACCCATACACTTGATAAAACGGGATGATTATCCAAAAGATGTTTAATAAAGGCACTTAATTCACTTACTTTAAAAATTTTGTTGTTCATAAACAGCCCCCAAAGTATTCTCAAGAAGCATGGTAATTGTTAAAGGACCTACACCACCCGGAACCGGGGATAACCAAGCGGCCCTTTCACGTACAGCCGGAAAATCAACATCACCTGTCAATTTCCCATTAGGCAAACGATTAATACCCACATCTAGAACCAAAGAACCAGGTTTAACCATTTCAACGGTTATAAAATTGGGTTGCCCAATAGCTACTACTAAAATATCAGCAGTTTGAGTTATTGAAGCTAAATTTTGGGTACGGGAATGGCAAATGGTTACCGTGGCATTTTCCTTTAACAGCAAAGCAGCCATAGGTTTACCCACTAAATTACTGCGGCCAATGATTACTGCTTTTTTGCCACTAATCGCTGTCCCCGTACTTTCAATCAATTTTAAACAACCATAGGGTGTACAAGGAACCAAACCGGGATTACCCGCAAATAATTTCCCCTGATTGAAAGGGTGTAAACCATCCACATCTTTTTCCGGTTTGAGAGCCTCAATAATTACCCTTTCCCTAATTTGATTTGGTAAAGGAAGTTGTACTAAGATACCATGTACATCAGTACGCTGATTTAATTTTTCTATTTCCTGCAGTAAATATTCTTCAGAAGTAGTTACAGGTAATTTAATAACTTCGGATTTAATATTACATTCCCGACAAGCTTTAACTTTATTATTTACATAAATCTGTGAAGCCGGATCATCACCAACCAAAACTACTGCCAAACCGGGGATGATCCCGGATTCATTAATTTTTTCTACTCTATTTTTAATTTGTTCCCGTAATTTTTGAGCTATAGCCCGACCATCAATGATCTGTGCAGGCATATCGGACAAATCCCCCTCTTAGTTTCCAATATTTTGTTCGGTCCTGATCAATTCCAGATCCATAATTATTTTTCCCAAAATACCATTAATAAAGCGAGGTGCTTCAGAGGAACTGTAAATTTTAGCTATTTCCAATACCTCATTAATAACTACGGCGGGAGGAATTTCCGGTAAAAAAATCATTTCGAATAATGCCATTCGTAAAAGATTACGATCAATAGTAGCCAATCTTTCCAAATCCCATTCTAATGCATATTTCTTTATAATTTTATCTAACAACACTAGCCGCGTTAAAACACCCTCTACCAATTGTTTACTAAAAACGGTCCCTGGAGCTGAAAGAGATTTTTGCCGACCGAGTAAAGCTAACATTTCTTCTGGTAATTCATGACCTAGATCAACCGCAAATAATGTTTGCATTGCTATTTCGCGTGCCAAACGTCTAGACAAAAGGATCCTCCTTTTAGGAATTAATTTGTGCTACTTCAACCTTAATAGTATGAATGCTTGTCCCGGTTGTTTCTGTTATGTAGTCCTTAATCACATGTTGAAGTTCAGCCGTAGTTTGTGGAATATCTAAATCGGGATTAACCTTTATTTTTAAGACTACCGTTAATTTGTTTTCCTTTAATTCTAGTATTGGCTTAACTACATCTATTTCCTTAAATGTTTGTACAGCTTTACAAACAAGTGCTTCCAATGCCGGTATAGTTATTTCAATTTGCCCCAAAGCAGTTTGATGAATAGTTGCTGTTATCTTTTGTTTAGTCCTGAGATTATCAAATAACAAAAAAAGCGAAAAAAGAAAAACTAAAAAAGAAATAAAACCTAAAACCCATCTTTTATGTGGATCAAGTAATAAATAATCAAAATGATCTACAGGTGTGAACCACCCCAAAGAAATATTAAAAAATAAAACTGCCAGTAACAGATAACCACTAGAGAGAATACTAATTACCATTCTCGACTGTCGACTCACCATTATAATTCCCCCTTATATGGGCCAAAATTTATTTAATTTCTTCTTTGGCCTCACTGGGAAAGGATACTCCTTGGATATGTACATTTGTTTCCAAGACAGTTAATCCAGTCATGTCTTCAATGGCTTTTTTCACCTTACGCTGAATTTCATGGGCTACATCAGGTATTCTTACGCCAAATTCAACGATGACATAAACATCTACAGTAACTTCTTGATCACCAACATCAACTTTAACCCCTTTTGCCGGACTTTTTTTACCGACAAAATCTGCTAAACCACCTACAATCCCACCACTCATACCGGCTACACCTTTTACCTCAGTAGTAGCTAATCCGGCAATAATTGCCACAACTTCATCAGAAATTTTTACTGTCCCTTCCTTGGTGCGAATTGTTTTTTCCTTACTTTCTTTTTCCATACTTATTTCCTCCCTTTTAATTTTTTACTATTTCTTTTTATAATTATAGCAAAGCAATTAACAATTAACAAACATTGGTTTTACAAACAGGAATCACATTTTGACCCCCGAGAAAAGTCGTTTAGCTTTTTTTAAATCTTCGCTAATTTGAGTTGATAACCCCTCTACAGTTGCGAATTTACATTCAGACCGCAAATATTCTATCAAAAAAATTTTCAATTCTTTTTGATATAAGTCTTGCTGAAAATCAAGAATATGGGCCTCAATTGTTAACGAAGTTTTATTAAATGTAGGTCTTTTTCCTATGTTTACCACAGCTGGCCAAAAACACTGCTCATATTCTACAAAGGCCGCATAAACACCCTCCAAAGGCAAAATTTGCCTAGGTGAAATCATTAAATTAGCTGTAGGAAAACCTAATTGACGGCCTCGTTTTTCTCCGGGAATTACCCGTCCCTGAACATAAGGATAATAGCCCAATAATTTAGCAGCTGTGACAAGATCACCTTTTTTATATTTTTCCCGAATTAAGGAACTACTAACTATTTCCCCTTCTACCATTATAGGTTCAATAATGGAAACAGAAAATCCTGTTTGTTCCCCCCATTTTTTAAGTAAATTAGCCGTTCCCTGCCTGTCTTTCCCAAAAGTATAATTAAAACCCACAAATACCTTTTTAACCTGAAAAATTTTTAAATATTGTTCAACAAACTTTTGCGGAGTCAAAGAAGCAACTTTCTGCTCAAAGGGCAAACGAATTAGATATTCTATACCCTGAGCTTTAATTAAATCAAACTTCTGCCGTGGAGTTGTCAATTGTTTAAAAGGCTTTTTTTGTAAAACAGACTGTGGATGAGGCTCCCATAATAAAACCGCGGGTGTCCAAGCCTTTAAACGACTTTCTTGAACACAGCGGCGAAGTAGTACTTGATGCCCCAGATGCACACCATCAAAATTTCCTAACGCCAAAGACCATGAGTAATTTAATTTTTTAATTTGAGCTAAATCCTCGATTATGTGCACTTTATTAATCCCTCTTTAAAACTTTTTTTGGTTTTAAAATAACTTTTTGTTCTTGTGAAAGAATTTCCGCAAT includes:
- a CDS encoding 1-deoxy-D-xylulose-5-phosphate synthase — encoded protein: MSLLSKINSPRDLKQLSLEDLNELADEIRSFLLKTVAFTGGHLAANLGVVELTLALHYVFDTAKDRLIWDVGHQVYVHKILTDRKKRFTTLRQYGGLAGFPKKEESIHDAFNTGHSSTSISAALGFALAREQLKADYQTIAVIGDGSMTGGQAFEALNQAGHLKANLLVILNDNEMSIAQNVGAMSSYLSRLRSDPFYTKRKKDIEFILQKLPAIGSSVVKAAERVKDSLKYLLVPGMLFEELGFTYLGPIDGHNLANMIVMLKKTKDFQGPVLLHVITKKGKGYAPAVQDPAVFHGVGRFDLHTGKIVKKSGPPTYTEVFANTLVDLAAKDQHIIAITAAMPEGTGLSKFASHYPQRFFDVGIGEQNAVTMAAAMALKGLRPVVAIYSSFLQRAYDQILHDVCLQKIPVVLAIDRAGLVGEDGPTHHGVFDYSYLRHIPGITILAPADGLELRQMLYSAFFYETPVALRYPRGQAQGVIGEEKYQKIPHGKGKVMTIGKDILLLAIGSMVYPALETHKLLKQAGYSSTVINARFLKPLDVDLILPAVDSHKYIVTMEENVIAGGFGSAVLELLAQRGKSIQNVFLLGIPDQFITHGPQQVLREKVGLEPEIMAARIKQHFGLKSTPGWSVLNDQ
- a CDS encoding polyprenyl synthetase family protein — translated: MHYSVFAGGKRLRPILCLAAVEAIGRDFKPLLPIACALEMIHTYSLIHDDLPAMDDDDYRRGKLTNHKVYGEGVAILAGDALLTYAFEVLAKYGLQFFSPQIVCQVMQEIALAVGTKGMIGGQVADLMAAEQGKKDKNLLIYIHTHKTGALFRAALRTGALLAGATTTELVCLTTYAEKFGLAFQITDDLLDLTGNSEKLGKTVGSDQAMGKLTFPALYGIEKSRELVQEVVDEALQTLAKLPGETKPLELLLQYLVVREV
- the xseB gene encoding exodeoxyribonuclease VII small subunit; protein product: MKKKASYEDNLKRLEEIITHLEKGEIPLEEGLAYFEEGISLLKKCQKQLDFTAEKIQVLKKDDLVEIAEEKEAE
- a CDS encoding exodeoxyribonuclease VII large subunit → MNNKIFKVSELSAFIKHLLDNHPVLSSVWVRGEIANFKHHSSGHLYFSLKDEQSNVRVVMFRSRARNLNFKPENGLDCLVRGYISLYPRETALQLYAEEIVPAGIGLQSIALAKLKEKLQKKGYFAPERKKPLPLLPQGIGIISSPVGAALQDISKVVWRRYPGMYLLLYPALVQGEGAVEDVVQGIKVLNTREDIDLIIIARGGGSAEDLQAFNSELIATAIFNSTKPVVSAIGHEIDLTIADLVADLRAATPSMAGELVVPVRVELENNLIKKKERLHHLINTRLDKEKMKLSYLAEMSLLKRPERWLDQYREGLAKLADRLNNCGDFLINNNQQQLALVAGKLQSLSPLATLARGYSICKHENGDLLINANQVKIAEKILVQLHQGLLKCSVLQKEENIGEKKG
- the folD gene encoding bifunctional methylenetetrahydrofolate dehydrogenase/methenyltetrahydrofolate cyclohydrolase FolD, giving the protein MPAQIIDGRAIAQKLREQIKNRVEKINESGIIPGLAVVLVGDDPASQIYVNNKVKACRECNIKSEVIKLPVTTSEEYLLQEIEKLNQRTDVHGILVQLPLPNQIRERVIIEALKPEKDVDGLHPFNQGKLFAGNPGLVPCTPYGCLKLIESTGTAISGKKAVIIGRSNLVGKPMAALLLKENATVTICHSRTQNLASITQTADILVVAIGQPNFITVEMVKPGSLVLDVGINRLPNGKLTGDVDFPAVRERAAWLSPVPGGVGPLTITMLLENTLGAVYEQQNF
- the nusB gene encoding transcription antitermination factor NusB; this encodes MSRRLAREIAMQTLFAVDLGHELPEEMLALLGRQKSLSAPGTVFSKQLVEGVLTRLVLLDKIIKKYALEWDLERLATIDRNLLRMALFEMIFLPEIPPAVVINEVLEIAKIYSSSEAPRFINGILGKIIMDLELIRTEQNIGN
- the amaP gene encoding alkaline shock response membrane anchor protein AmaP; the encoded protein is MVSRQSRMVISILSSGYLLLAVLFFNISLGWFTPVDHFDYLLLDPHKRWVLGFISFLVFLFSLFLLFDNLRTKQKITATIHQTALGQIEITIPALEALVCKAVQTFKEIDVVKPILELKENKLTVVLKIKVNPDLDIPQTTAELQHVIKDYITETTGTSIHTIKVEVAQINS
- a CDS encoding Asp23/Gls24 family envelope stress response protein; the encoded protein is MEKESKEKTIRTKEGTVKISDEVVAIIAGLATTEVKGVAGMSGGIVGGLADFVGKKSPAKGVKVDVGDQEVTVDVYVIVEFGVRIPDVAHEIQRKVKKAIEDMTGLTVLETNVHIQGVSFPSEAKEEIK
- a CDS encoding bifunctional riboflavin kinase/FAD synthetase, coding for MHIIEDLAQIKKLNYSWSLALGNFDGVHLGHQVLLRRCVQESRLKAWTPAVLLWEPHPQSVLQKKPFKQLTTPRQKFDLIKAQGIEYLIRLPFEQKVASLTPQKFVEQYLKIFQVKKVFVGFNYTFGKDRQGTANLLKKWGEQTGFSVSIIEPIMVEGEIVSSSLIREKYKKGDLVTAAKLLGYYPYVQGRVIPGEKRGRQLGFPTANLMISPRQILPLEGVYAAFVEYEQCFWPAVVNIGKRPTFNKTSLTIEAHILDFQQDLYQKELKIFLIEYLRSECKFATVEGLSTQISEDLKKAKRLFSGVKM